The following DNA comes from Flavobacterium sp. N3904.
AATTGGTATAATTAACATAATTTTATCACCCCCTTTCGTTAAGTGCGCAAAAGTAAAAATTAATTATGAATTATTAGTTATGAATTATAAATTATTTTAAAATAAAAAAGTCAAGTCACAATTTCTTGCTTCGTGACTCTTTTATCTATTCTCAATTTTTAATTAATCTTTCAAAATATTTCTCGAAATTACCACTTTTTGAATTTCGGTAGTTCCTTCGCCTATAGTGCATAATTTTGAATCTCTATAGAATTTTTCTACAGGATAATCTTTGGTATAACCATAACCTCCATGTATTTGCACAGCATCATTGGCTACTTTTACACAAACTTCTGAAGAGTACATTTTTGCCATAGCACCCGATACTGTTACTGGCCTGTGCTGTTGTTTAAGAAAAGCGGCTTTATGCAATAACAATTCAGAAGCTTCAATCTCGGTGGCCATATCGGCCAATTTGAAAGAGACTCCTTGAAACTCTGAAATAGGCTGACCAAACTGATGTCTTTCTTTAGAATATTTCAAAGCAGCTTCGTAGGCCCCTTTTGCAATTCCCAAAGACAATGCTCCAATGGAAATTCGTCCTCCATCCAAAATTTTCATGGCCTGAATAAATCCTTGCCCTACTTCTCCCAATCTATTGGCATCAGGAATGCGACAATTATCAAAAATCAATTCTGCCGTTTCGCTGGCGCGCATTCCTAATTTATTTTCTTTTTTCCCTGATGTAAATCCTGGCATGCCTTTCTCAAACACAAATGCAGTCATCCCTTTTGAATCTCCTTTTTCGCCAGTTCGAACAATGACTACAGCAATATCACCAGAAATGGCATGGGTAATAAAATTTTTTGCTCCATTAATTATCCAAAAATCACCATCGCGCACAGCCGTTGTATTCATTCCACCAGCATCAGAGCCCGTGTTATGTTCTGTCAAACCCCAAGCACCTATATGCTTGGCAGTTGCCAATTTCGGAATCCATTTTTTCTTTTGCTCTTCGTTTCCAAAAGTCAAAATATGATTGGTACATAACGAATTATGTGCCGCAACAGACAATCCAATAGAAGGGTCAACTTTAGAAATTTCCTCAACTATCGTTATGTATTCGTGATAACCTAATCCAGAACCTCCTAATTCCTCGGGCACCAAAACGCCCATGAATCCCATTTCTCCTAATTTTTTGAATAATGAAATAGGGAAAATCTGTGCCTCGTCCCATTCCATTATATAAGGTCTTATATTTTTTTCCGCAAAATCTCTTATAGATTGCGCTATCAAAGACTGCGTCTCGTTGTAATCAAAATTCATCGTAAATCTATTTTGTATTAAAAGTCCAAATATAAGGCAATAAAATTTGCTTTTTCAACAGGAAAGCCGTTAATTTTTATCAAATCCTCAATATTCTTAATATTCCCGTTCATGCTTCTGTATTTTACGATTTGTTTTGCCAATTCATATTTAAAATAAAAAAACTGAGAAAGCTCCTTTAACGACGCATTATTGATGTCAATTTTATGCAAATTGGGTAATTTTGCTATTGTAAAATGAGTATTTAAATTTGAAATTACTTCAGGAGTCAATCCCCAAACATCATTGAGTTGCTCGATCGAGACAAATCCACCTAATTTTTCTCTTTGATTAAGAATACGAATTGAAATGGCTTCCCCTATTCCATAAATTTTAATTAAATCTTCTTTGGTAGCGCCATTAATGTCGATTGCAATGATTTTTTCTTTTTTGGCAAAAGCCCTATCAGGAAAATCTTTGTAAGTCCCGTTTTCCTTTTTATGGCTCACCCAATCCGGGAATTTAAAAAACGGCGCAATGGTATTCAGCAACGAATCCGATACTTTTGTAACTTTTTGAAATTCTTCTGCTGAATTGACGTATTTGTTTTGCTTCCTGAACGCAAAGAGCCGATCAATTTCCTGAACAGACATGCCGAGTTTATATCCTTTGTAATCTGAAATAAAATTGGGATTGAACGGGTATAACTTGGCAACATAATTACGGTTCTCTAATTTTGCAGCATCGATTTCAGATTGTAAAGAAAGCCATTTTTGCTTTTCTGGATTTTCTTTTGATAATGAATTGAAATCAACAAAAAAACAAACGAATTGCAAAATAATTATTATGCCAAATAAAATAGCAATTCCCGTTTGTTGGCTTTTAGAAAATTTGAATAAATGCTTAATTGTATTAAAAGTCATGCTTTAAACTGTTTTAATTGTTTATTAGAATGGAAATCTAAAAATATAAAAAAATAGTATAGCTCGTTTATTTCTATAAGAAAAATATTAGTATAGAAATCAAATTTCAATATTGTAAAATAAGAAATACCAAATTTTGGCAAAACAAAAAATCACAACTTTTAATATTTTGTTAGTTAATTTAAATTATAGTTTTTTATTTTTTATAAAAAACTATACATTTGGCGCTTAATAACACTAAACCATAAAACCATGTCTATTTGGAAAAGAAAACCATTAGCTCAACTATTAGCAGAAGCTGCTGATTCTGAAAAAGGATTAAAAAGAACGTTAACCGCTTGGTCCTTAATTGCATTAGGAATTGGAGCTATTATTGGAGCTGGATTGTTTGTAAGAACAGCAACAGCGGCCGCACAAAATGCTGGTCCGTCGGTAACTTTAGCTTTTATAGTAGCCGCCATCGGTTGCGCTTTAGCTGGGCTATGTTACGCTGAACTCTCATCTTCTATTCCTATTTCCGGTAGTGCATATACTT
Coding sequences within:
- a CDS encoding ComEA family DNA-binding protein, which produces MTFNTIKHLFKFSKSQQTGIAILFGIIIILQFVCFFVDFNSLSKENPEKQKWLSLQSEIDAAKLENRNYVAKLYPFNPNFISDYKGYKLGMSVQEIDRLFAFRKQNKYVNSAEEFQKVTKVSDSLLNTIAPFFKFPDWVSHKKENGTYKDFPDRAFAKKEKIIAIDINGATKEDLIKIYGIGEAISIRILNQREKLGGFVSIEQLNDVWGLTPEVISNLNTHFTIAKLPNLHKIDINNASLKELSQFFYFKYELAKQIVKYRSMNGNIKNIEDLIKINGFPVEKANFIALYLDF
- a CDS encoding acyl-CoA dehydrogenase family protein, with the translated sequence MNFDYNETQSLIAQSIRDFAEKNIRPYIMEWDEAQIFPISLFKKLGEMGFMGVLVPEELGGSGLGYHEYITIVEEISKVDPSIGLSVAAHNSLCTNHILTFGNEEQKKKWIPKLATAKHIGAWGLTEHNTGSDAGGMNTTAVRDGDFWIINGAKNFITHAISGDIAVVIVRTGEKGDSKGMTAFVFEKGMPGFTSGKKENKLGMRASETAELIFDNCRIPDANRLGEVGQGFIQAMKILDGGRISIGALSLGIAKGAYEAALKYSKERHQFGQPISEFQGVSFKLADMATEIEASELLLHKAAFLKQQHRPVTVSGAMAKMYSSEVCVKVANDAVQIHGGYGYTKDYPVEKFYRDSKLCTIGEGTTEIQKVVISRNILKD